The Acidimicrobiia bacterium genome contains a region encoding:
- a CDS encoding shikimate dehydrogenase, producing MRLALFGDPVAHSRSPAIHEAALRAVGMEGGYEARRCDTVGLRSGCDELRSGHLDGANVTTPLKAAAVELCDRTSITAGRAGAVNTLYLDDGDLVGDNTDASGLRSLIGRLPALPIVVLGTGATAAVALLAAEGKVVTVLGRDQARAAALVDALGIEATVAGWAPPLPGQIVINATTLGMDREPLPADFLAGQEALIDLPYGDEPTPATRQARRLGLTVFDGIDALVAQAAVSFELWTGLEPPVDVMERAARR from the coding sequence GTGCGGCTCGCCCTCTTTGGCGATCCGGTCGCTCACTCGAGGTCTCCGGCCATCCACGAGGCCGCTCTGCGCGCCGTCGGGATGGAGGGCGGGTACGAGGCTCGTCGCTGTGACACCGTCGGGCTGCGCAGCGGCTGCGACGAGCTTCGCAGTGGTCACCTCGACGGAGCCAACGTCACGACTCCGCTCAAGGCGGCGGCCGTCGAACTCTGCGATCGGACGAGCATCACCGCGGGTCGCGCTGGCGCGGTCAACACGCTTTACCTCGACGATGGTGACCTCGTCGGTGACAACACCGACGCGTCGGGGTTGCGCTCCCTGATCGGCAGACTTCCCGCGCTGCCGATCGTCGTGCTCGGTACCGGTGCCACCGCAGCGGTGGCCCTCCTCGCCGCCGAAGGCAAAGTGGTGACCGTTCTGGGGCGAGACCAGGCGCGTGCCGCAGCCCTGGTGGATGCCCTGGGCATCGAAGCCACGGTCGCCGGATGGGCGCCGCCGTTGCCCGGTCAGATCGTGATCAATGCGACGACGCTCGGCATGGATCGAGAGCCCCTCCCGGCCGACTTCCTGGCCGGTCAGGAGGCGCTCATCGATCTTCCCTACGGCGACGAGCCGACGCCGGCGACGCGTCAGGCGCGTCGCCTCGGTCTGACCGTCTTCGACGGGATCGACGCTCTCGTCGCTCAGGCGGCTGTCTCGTTCGAACTGTGGACCGGACTGGAACCACCCGTCGACGTGATGGAGCGTGCCGCCCGCCGTTGA
- the ruvX gene encoding Holliday junction resolvase RuvX, whose product MTGRILALDPGSHRIGVAVTDAEGIAAHPRPSLDAGDPGLLDAIGNLVRDLGVGLVVVGLPTSLSGAEGAAAEAARDFAARVEAHLGVPTTLHDERYTSVIAERALLEGSLRRSKRRRLRDGVAAALLLSDYLETRR is encoded by the coding sequence GTGACCGGGCGCATCCTCGCTCTCGATCCGGGCAGCCATCGCATCGGGGTCGCCGTCACCGACGCCGAGGGAATCGCTGCTCATCCCCGTCCGTCGCTGGATGCTGGCGATCCTGGCCTGCTCGACGCCATCGGGAACCTGGTGCGTGACCTCGGCGTCGGACTCGTCGTGGTCGGTCTACCGACGTCGCTCTCGGGTGCGGAGGGCGCTGCGGCGGAAGCGGCGCGGGACTTCGCCGCTCGGGTGGAGGCGCATCTCGGGGTTCCCACTACGCTGCACGACGAGCGGTACACGTCCGTGATCGCCGAGCGGGCGCTGCTCGAGGGCAGCCTCCGCCGGTCGAAGCGCCGCCGCCTCCGCGACGGGGTGGCTGCCGCGCTGTTGCTCAGCGACTACCTGGAGACTCGCCGATGA
- the pilM gene encoding type IV pilus assembly protein PilM, translated as MPVITGLEIGSEAVRAAVVETTRSAPILRQFGEMPLPPGAVEAGEIVDEGAVREALVALWKQGKFPKKRVVIGVANQRVIVRHLDIPSLGESEIVEALPYLVQDAIPIPVEDAVLDFVPVEEFTGSEGAPMLSILTVAAHREMIEGLIDLTAAAGIRLLAVDLQAFALVRASFGTDLLAADGGSHALIDIGGSLTQIAIVRDGVIRFVRLLPTGGQKFTHDLAEGLEIDVDVAEDLKRQVGVLPEGVPSGSGGAVAAGVILTETADRLIDDVRGSVNYYLSQADEPALEQLIVAGNGARLPHLANRIGRVLDTRVEAARVLDHVDVGRLKMTRNELLAYQPVLPAAVGLALWGEYVVPASRRLDPAMEEESA; from the coding sequence ATGCCGGTCATCACAGGACTCGAGATCGGATCGGAGGCCGTACGCGCCGCCGTCGTGGAGACGACGCGGTCGGCCCCGATACTGCGGCAGTTCGGCGAGATGCCGCTGCCGCCCGGAGCGGTCGAAGCCGGCGAGATCGTCGACGAGGGTGCGGTCCGCGAGGCGCTCGTCGCCCTGTGGAAACAGGGCAAGTTCCCGAAGAAGCGCGTCGTTATCGGGGTCGCCAATCAGCGGGTGATCGTCCGGCACCTCGACATCCCCTCGCTCGGCGAATCCGAGATCGTCGAAGCCCTTCCGTATCTGGTCCAGGACGCGATCCCCATCCCGGTGGAGGACGCGGTGCTCGACTTCGTCCCGGTGGAGGAGTTCACCGGCTCCGAAGGAGCCCCGATGTTGTCGATCCTCACGGTCGCCGCCCATCGCGAGATGATCGAGGGTCTGATCGACCTGACCGCTGCGGCTGGCATCCGCCTGCTGGCGGTCGACCTGCAGGCGTTCGCGCTGGTGCGAGCCAGCTTCGGTACCGACCTGCTCGCCGCAGATGGGGGCTCTCATGCCCTCATCGACATCGGCGGATCCCTCACGCAGATCGCCATCGTCCGCGACGGGGTCATCCGATTCGTTCGGCTGCTGCCAACCGGTGGCCAAAAGTTCACCCACGACCTCGCCGAGGGACTCGAGATCGATGTGGACGTCGCCGAGGACCTCAAGCGTCAGGTGGGGGTCCTGCCCGAGGGCGTTCCCAGCGGGTCCGGCGGTGCCGTCGCCGCCGGGGTGATCCTCACCGAGACCGCAGACCGGCTGATCGACGACGTGCGCGGCTCGGTCAACTACTACCTGTCCCAGGCGGATGAGCCCGCGCTGGAGCAGCTGATCGTGGCCGGCAACGGCGCTCGCCTGCCTCACCTGGCCAACCGTATTGGGAGAGTTCTCGACACGAGGGTGGAGGCGGCGCGGGTCCTCGACCACGTGGACGTCGGGCGCCTCAAGATGACCAGGAACGAGTTGCTCGCCTATCAGCCGGTGCTGCCTGCCGCGGTGGGCCTCGCCCTGTGGGGGGAGTACGTGGTGCCGGCGAGTCGGCGACTCGATCCCGCGATGGAAGAGGAGTCGGCATGA
- a CDS encoding type II secretion system protein has product MFKAMRQGRREDGFTLIELMVVVMIIAILIAIAIPSFLGFRRNAQDRSVQSDLRNVLLAENAYQLENNVFTNVDATILAIEANARLDAITMNLVGADLCLHGTSESTNTFAVYQVANGATYYSQGTTATCPTLAGAPAGWSTLGW; this is encoded by the coding sequence ATGTTCAAGGCAATGCGTCAGGGACGCCGTGAAGACGGTTTCACCCTGATCGAACTGATGGTCGTGGTGATGATCATTGCAATTCTCATCGCCATCGCCATCCCGTCGTTCCTCGGATTCCGTCGGAACGCCCAGGACCGGTCCGTACAGAGCGATCTGCGCAACGTGCTGTTGGCAGAAAACGCGTACCAGTTGGAGAACAATGTGTTCACCAACGTCGACGCGACGATCCTCGCGATCGAGGCCAACGCCCGGCTCGATGCGATCACGATGAACCTTGTCGGCGCCGATCTGTGCCTCCACGGCACCAGCGAGTCGACTAATACGTTCGCCGTGTACCAGGTCGCCAACGGAGCCACGTACTACTCGCAGGGAACCACAGCCACTTGTCCCACGCTCGCGGGTGCTCCCGCAGGCTGGTCGACTCTCGGCTGGTAA
- a CDS encoding type II secretion system F family protein, with the protein MSSAVAYEYRARDRSGSLHEGVMEGPNASSVAHALRSKGYVPLKVEKRTVSALRKEITIPGFKKSVKPKEVAILSRQLATMVNSGLTLVRALTVLEQQTEGAELRKVIADVRHRVEEGTALSSALEAHPKVFNHLYVSLIEAGEVSGALDETLNRLADTLEAGVRLRAKVKSAMAYPMVVLGLIVLVLTGMLVFVVPIFDAMYTDLGGSLPAPTKMLITVSSALTTYWWIAVGAIVGGIVTFRRWKRSPTGRVSYDALKLRLPVIGGLVQKVAISRFSRTLSVLSKSGVPVLQALDIVAETAGNSQVRAGVIDMQKSVKRGESLAHPLDRHKVFPPMVTQMMVVGEETGAIDTMLSKVSDFYDQEVEDTVSALTSLIEPLLIIVMGLSVGGILIALYLPMFNIASLIQ; encoded by the coding sequence ATGAGCAGCGCTGTCGCCTACGAATACCGAGCCCGCGATCGCTCCGGGAGTCTTCACGAAGGCGTGATGGAAGGACCCAACGCCTCGTCGGTCGCCCACGCCCTGCGTTCCAAGGGGTATGTGCCGCTGAAGGTGGAGAAGCGGACGGTGTCTGCCCTTCGCAAGGAAATCACCATCCCGGGCTTCAAGAAGTCGGTCAAGCCGAAGGAGGTGGCGATCCTCAGCCGTCAGCTGGCGACGATGGTCAATTCGGGCCTGACCCTGGTTCGGGCTCTGACCGTGCTCGAGCAGCAGACGGAGGGCGCCGAGCTGCGCAAGGTGATCGCCGACGTGCGACATCGGGTGGAGGAGGGGACGGCGCTCTCCAGTGCTCTCGAGGCGCATCCCAAGGTGTTCAATCACCTCTACGTGTCGTTGATCGAAGCCGGAGAGGTCAGCGGTGCGCTCGACGAGACGCTCAACCGCCTGGCCGACACACTGGAGGCCGGGGTTCGCCTGCGCGCCAAGGTGAAGTCTGCGATGGCATATCCGATGGTTGTGCTCGGCCTCATCGTGCTCGTGCTCACGGGCATGCTGGTATTCGTCGTGCCCATCTTCGACGCCATGTACACCGACCTCGGCGGGTCGCTGCCGGCGCCGACCAAGATGCTCATCACTGTGTCGTCTGCTCTCACCACCTACTGGTGGATCGCGGTTGGCGCGATCGTCGGCGGCATCGTCACCTTTCGGCGCTGGAAGCGCAGCCCGACGGGGCGGGTCTCATACGACGCCCTGAAGTTGAGGCTGCCAGTGATCGGCGGGCTCGTGCAGAAGGTGGCGATCAGCCGCTTCTCGCGCACTCTGTCGGTGCTCAGCAAGAGCGGCGTGCCGGTGCTCCAGGCCCTCGACATCGTGGCCGAAACCGCCGGGAATTCGCAGGTACGCGCCGGCGTCATCGACATGCAGAAGTCGGTGAAGCGAGGCGAGTCGCTGGCCCACCCCCTCGATCGTCACAAGGTGTTCCCGCCGATGGTGACGCAGATGATGGTGGTGGGCGAGGAGACCGGCGCCATCGATACGATGCTCAGCAAGGTTTCCGACTTCTACGACCAGGAGGTCGAGGACACGGTGAGCGCGCTGACCTCGCTGATCGAACCGCTGCTCATCATCGTGATGGGCTTGAGCGTGGGCGGGATCCTCATCGCCCTGTACCTTCCGATGTTCAACATCGCGTCGTTGATTCAGTAG
- a CDS encoding PilT/PilU family type 4a pilus ATPase translates to MAIDMITRRVGQALVDDNLLSVDAFAEASAATAMEGGNLVRELIESGIVRQVDVLRKVAGLAGVEFYDPSAHSSVDRAATNRLPARVAADESALPIRISGDRLVVGVVDPFDFDLGKRLTDEAKYPVTLALVAKAGLEAAIRRAYTPQDTEGSNPALAGGRVGIGSTAPNAGDSDADEPEFHINQLLEELIDMGGSDLHLSAGSPPRVRVNGELREMPGHGILLPGPLRSVIYAILTARQREELEDKLELDASHPLPARGRFRVNVFFQRGTVGAVMRAIPNDIVSLEALGMPPAVREFGILPRGLVLVTGATGSGKSTTLAALVDLVNANRSVHIMTIEDPIEFIHMHKKAIVNQREVGADTGSFANALRHALRQDPDVILLGEMRDLETISTALTAAETGHLVLATLHTQDAASTVERMIDVFPPHQQQQVRVQLAESLQGVVSQQLLPTLDGRGRVASVEVMVATPAIRNLIREGKVHQIRSAIQSGARHGMQSMDSALASLVRAGKISRDMALERAHSVDELNNLMGGGR, encoded by the coding sequence ATGGCAATCGACATGATCACGCGACGGGTTGGCCAGGCACTCGTCGACGACAACCTGCTCTCCGTGGACGCCTTCGCCGAGGCATCGGCGGCGACCGCGATGGAGGGCGGCAATCTGGTTCGGGAGCTGATCGAATCCGGCATCGTCCGACAGGTCGACGTCCTCCGCAAGGTCGCCGGACTCGCCGGCGTCGAGTTCTACGACCCATCGGCACACAGCAGCGTCGACCGCGCCGCCACGAACCGACTTCCGGCGAGGGTCGCCGCCGACGAGTCCGCCCTACCGATCCGGATCTCGGGCGACCGTCTCGTCGTCGGCGTCGTCGACCCGTTCGATTTCGACCTGGGAAAGCGGCTCACCGACGAGGCTAAGTACCCGGTTACCCTCGCCCTGGTTGCCAAGGCGGGCTTGGAAGCAGCCATTCGCCGGGCATACACCCCTCAGGACACTGAAGGCTCGAACCCGGCACTGGCCGGGGGGCGGGTCGGCATCGGGTCGACGGCACCGAACGCTGGCGACAGCGACGCCGATGAACCCGAATTCCACATCAACCAGCTCCTCGAGGAACTGATCGACATGGGTGGCTCTGACCTGCACCTCAGCGCGGGATCACCTCCGCGGGTCCGGGTCAACGGCGAACTGAGGGAGATGCCCGGACATGGGATCCTGCTCCCCGGTCCGCTGCGCTCGGTCATCTACGCCATCCTGACCGCTCGCCAGCGGGAGGAGTTGGAGGACAAGCTGGAGCTCGACGCTTCGCACCCGCTGCCGGCTCGGGGCCGATTCCGGGTCAACGTGTTCTTCCAACGTGGCACGGTGGGTGCCGTGATGCGGGCCATCCCCAACGATATCGTGTCGCTCGAGGCCCTGGGCATGCCGCCAGCGGTTCGGGAGTTCGGCATTCTGCCCCGGGGGCTCGTACTGGTCACCGGAGCCACCGGGTCGGGCAAGTCGACGACGCTGGCTGCGCTCGTCGACCTAGTCAACGCAAATCGGTCGGTCCACATCATGACCATCGAGGATCCGATCGAGTTCATCCACATGCACAAGAAGGCGATTGTCAACCAGCGAGAGGTAGGCGCCGATACCGGGTCGTTCGCCAACGCTCTCCGTCACGCTCTCAGGCAGGACCCCGATGTGATCCTCCTGGGTGAGATGCGCGACCTGGAGACGATCTCGACGGCGCTCACCGCTGCCGAGACCGGGCACCTGGTGCTGGCGACTCTCCACACCCAGGACGCCGCCAGCACCGTGGAGCGCATGATCGATGTGTTCCCTCCCCACCAGCAGCAGCAGGTCCGGGTCCAGCTGGCCGAATCCCTCCAGGGCGTGGTCAGTCAGCAGCTCCTGCCCACCCTGGATGGCAGGGGTCGGGTCGCCTCGGTAGAGGTGATGGTGGCCACCCCCGCCATCCGCAACCTCATCCGCGAAGGCAAGGTGCACCAGATCCGCAGCGCGATCCAGTCGGGAGCCCGCCACGGCATGCAGAGCATGGACTCGGCGCTCGCCAGCCTGGTGCGCGCCGGCAAGATCTCGCGCGACATGGCCCTGGAACGGGCCCACAGCGTGGATGAACTCAACAACCTGATGGGAGGGGGCCGATGA
- the mltG gene encoding endolytic transglycosylase MltG, whose protein sequence is MSVELEDYTPPPSGPTPGGRAARGLLIAGMIVGMFVVAYVGVRWLGAAVRDVITPGESTVVAGLPVSFVVAPGEPASQIARDLAAAGVVASASDFDRTVRDARASDRLQAGTYELVTGMAPDAVLDILIAGPGVGVYRLTVVEGLTVAQMLESISRQTDIPLAELTAPLLDGTVTSTLLPDAPESVSDWEGLLFPDTYEFRTSATAVDLLSRLASTMEERVAAVDWTHLTDLGLTPYDGLIIASLIEREVVLDEERPLVASVIFNRLAIEMMLQIDATVIYALGGVPDGGLTLAHLEVDSPYNTYRNHGLPPTPIAGVRAASLEAAAHPADTVYLFYLLTGDDGSHSFTDDFDEFLRWQLEGVD, encoded by the coding sequence ATGAGCGTCGAGCTGGAGGACTACACGCCACCCCCATCCGGCCCGACTCCGGGCGGGAGGGCGGCCCGCGGCCTGCTCATCGCAGGGATGATCGTCGGCATGTTCGTCGTTGCCTACGTCGGGGTCCGATGGCTCGGTGCCGCGGTACGCGACGTCATCACTCCGGGCGAGTCGACGGTGGTGGCGGGCCTGCCGGTGAGCTTCGTGGTCGCCCCCGGTGAGCCGGCTTCTCAGATAGCTCGGGATCTCGCCGCCGCTGGCGTCGTCGCCTCGGCCTCGGATTTCGATCGGACGGTGCGCGACGCTCGGGCCAGCGATCGCCTGCAGGCGGGCACCTACGAGCTGGTGACCGGGATGGCCCCGGATGCGGTCCTCGACATCCTGATCGCCGGCCCGGGGGTCGGCGTGTATCGACTCACCGTGGTCGAAGGGCTGACCGTCGCCCAGATGCTCGAGTCGATATCACGGCAGACCGACATCCCGCTCGCCGAACTCACCGCACCCTTGCTCGACGGGACCGTCACCTCGACGCTGCTGCCGGATGCCCCGGAGTCGGTGTCCGACTGGGAGGGGCTCCTGTTTCCCGACACCTACGAGTTTCGCACGTCGGCGACCGCGGTCGACCTGCTGAGCCGGCTTGCCTCCACCATGGAGGAACGCGTCGCCGCCGTGGATTGGACCCATCTGACCGATCTGGGGTTGACACCGTACGACGGGTTGATCATCGCCTCACTCATCGAGCGCGAAGTGGTACTCGACGAGGAGCGGCCGCTCGTCGCCAGCGTCATCTTCAATCGGCTCGCCATCGAGATGATGCTCCAGATCGATGCGACGGTCATCTATGCCCTCGGTGGGGTACCCGACGGCGGCCTGACCCTCGCCCATCTCGAAGTAGACAGCCCGTACAACACATATCGCAATCACGGGCTGCCGCCCACGCCGATCGCCGGGGTGCGGGCGGCGTCGTTGGAGGCGGCGGCTCACCCGGCGGATACGGTGTACCTGTTCTACCTGCTCACCGGCGACGACGGATCGCACAGCTTCACCGACGACTTCGACGAGTTCTTGCGGTGGCAGCTCGAGGGCGTGGACTGA
- a CDS encoding ATPase, T2SS/T4P/T4SS family, translated as MEKDEIGAALIGSGLVTEQDVDNATERQAETGESLIDVLVDDSTHDEASLVRAMADYMGLEYVNLADAVVDPAAVALVPDSIARRATVIPIGFEGEDLVLAMADPANVLVIDDVRALTGRRVIVRVATRSDIQAAHGWHQREETEDFDIAELAPGDADLEDLGAIQAAVEEAPVVKLVSTLITRAVNERASDIHVEPGAKDLRIRFRIDGVLHEIMTTPRSVANAVVSRLKIMGDLDIAERRVPQDGRISVRVAGRAIDLRVATLPGIYGEKVVLRILDKEDAVLNLPDLGFLPHTLEPFERSFRRPHGLILVTGPTGSGKTTTLYAALEQLNSPEKNIITVEDPVEYRLAGVNQVQVNRKAGLHFATALKSILRSDPDIILIGEVRDVETAKIAVESALTGHLVLSTLHTNDAASSVGRLIDMGVEPFLVSSALDSVLAQRLARKLCDRCKTPQDVPQEVAKDIGIGPYYGRAAIFGPAGCSMCSGTGYSGRLAINELMVVTEEIQHMAVDHRRSDEIKAKAIEQGMVTLRADGMEKVKLGLTSLEEVLRVVA; from the coding sequence ATGGAAAAGGACGAGATCGGCGCCGCGCTGATCGGGTCCGGGCTCGTCACCGAGCAGGACGTAGACAACGCCACCGAACGACAGGCTGAAACCGGCGAGTCGCTCATCGACGTCCTCGTCGACGACTCGACGCACGACGAGGCCTCCCTGGTTCGGGCCATGGCGGACTACATGGGCCTCGAGTATGTGAACCTCGCCGACGCCGTGGTCGACCCGGCGGCGGTGGCCCTGGTGCCCGACTCGATCGCTCGTCGCGCCACGGTGATCCCGATCGGCTTCGAGGGAGAGGACCTCGTACTGGCCATGGCCGATCCAGCGAATGTGCTCGTCATCGACGACGTCAGAGCCCTCACCGGACGCAGGGTGATCGTGCGGGTGGCCACCAGGTCCGACATCCAGGCCGCCCACGGTTGGCATCAGCGCGAGGAGACCGAAGATTTCGACATCGCAGAGCTGGCGCCCGGCGACGCCGACCTGGAGGACCTCGGAGCCATCCAAGCCGCCGTCGAGGAGGCACCGGTCGTCAAGCTGGTCAGCACCCTGATCACCCGGGCCGTCAACGAGCGAGCCTCCGACATCCACGTCGAGCCGGGTGCCAAGGACCTCCGGATCCGGTTCCGCATCGATGGCGTGCTGCACGAAATCATGACCACGCCGCGCTCGGTGGCCAACGCGGTGGTCAGTCGCCTCAAGATCATGGGCGACCTGGACATCGCCGAGCGGCGGGTTCCCCAGGACGGGCGTATCAGTGTCCGGGTGGCCGGTCGTGCCATCGACCTACGCGTCGCCACCCTCCCGGGCATCTACGGCGAGAAAGTGGTGCTGCGGATCCTCGACAAGGAGGACGCCGTCCTCAACCTCCCCGACCTCGGCTTCCTCCCGCACACGCTCGAGCCCTTCGAGCGCTCCTTCCGACGCCCGCACGGGCTGATCCTGGTCACCGGCCCCACCGGGTCCGGAAAGACGACGACGCTGTACGCCGCGCTCGAACAGCTGAACAGCCCCGAAAAGAACATCATCACGGTCGAGGACCCGGTCGAGTACCGACTCGCCGGGGTCAATCAGGTCCAGGTCAACCGCAAGGCCGGCCTGCACTTCGCCACCGCTCTGAAGTCCATTCTCAGGTCCGACCCCGACATCATCCTGATCGGCGAGGTGCGCGATGTGGAGACCGCGAAGATCGCCGTCGAGTCGGCACTCACCGGCCACCTCGTACTCAGCACCCTGCACACCAACGATGCGGCCTCGAGTGTCGGTCGTCTCATCGATATGGGGGTGGAGCCCTTCCTGGTGTCGTCGGCGCTGGACTCCGTGCTTGCCCAGCGGCTCGCTCGCAAACTGTGCGACCGCTGCAAGACGCCGCAGGACGTCCCTCAGGAGGTGGCCAAGGACATCGGCATCGGCCCGTACTACGGGAGGGCCGCCATTTTCGGCCCCGCTGGCTGCTCGATGTGTTCGGGGACCGGATATTCGGGGCGACTTGCCATCAATGAATTGATGGTGGTGACCGAAGAGATACAGCACATGGCGGTCGACCATCGCCGATCGGACGAGATCAAGGCGAAGGCGATAGAGCAGGGCATGGTGACTCTGCGGGCCGATGGCATGGAGAAAGTAAAGCTCGGACTGACGAGCCTCGAAGAAGTACTGAGGGTGGTGGCCTGA
- a CDS encoding prepilin peptidase gives MPIAIAAVFGLLVGSFLNVIIYRIPAGRSVVRPRSACPHCGSQIAAIDNIPLLSWILLRGRCRRCQAPISIRYPMVEVATAGLFAATTAIVGVGPLLPAHLWFVAVTFVLAIIDLDTKRLPNRLLYPSTAVALVLLIGGTAFEGNWHDLGRGALGGLAYFAGLYALAVVARGGFGFGDVKLALLLGLFVTRVSWGALGVAVLGAFFLGGMVGVALLATRRAGRKTAIPFGPAMVLAAWLAIAIGQQVVEWYLG, from the coding sequence GTGCCGATCGCCATCGCCGCCGTGTTCGGGCTCCTCGTCGGCTCGTTCCTCAACGTCATCATCTATCGGATCCCGGCAGGGCGGTCGGTGGTACGGCCCCGATCGGCCTGCCCGCACTGCGGCTCTCAGATAGCCGCGATCGACAACATCCCACTGCTCTCGTGGATCCTCCTGCGTGGCCGGTGTCGGCGCTGCCAGGCACCGATCTCGATTCGATACCCCATGGTCGAGGTAGCGACCGCGGGCCTGTTCGCCGCCACCACCGCGATCGTCGGAGTGGGCCCGCTGCTGCCCGCCCACCTGTGGTTCGTCGCGGTGACCTTCGTCCTCGCCATCATCGACCTCGACACCAAACGCCTCCCCAACCGGCTCCTGTATCCCAGCACCGCGGTCGCATTGGTACTCCTCATCGGCGGCACCGCCTTCGAAGGCAACTGGCACGATCTCGGGAGGGGCGCCCTGGGGGGACTCGCCTATTTCGCCGGGCTGTATGCGCTCGCCGTCGTCGCCCGCGGCGGCTTCGGCTTCGGAGACGTCAAACTCGCCTTACTCCTCGGCCTCTTCGTGACCCGCGTCTCATGGGGAGCGCTGGGCGTGGCCGTCCTCGGCGCCTTCTTCCTCGGCGGGATGGTGGGCGTGGCCCTGCTCGCCACCCGCCGCGCCGGGCGCAAGACGGCCATCCCCTTCGGTCCGGCGATGGTCCTGGCAGCCTGGCTGGCGATCGCGATCGGACAACAGGTCGTGGAGTGGTACCTGGGTTAA